A single genomic interval of Aedes aegypti strain LVP_AGWG chromosome 1, AaegL5.0 Primary Assembly, whole genome shotgun sequence harbors:
- the LOC110674671 gene encoding uncharacterized protein LOC110674671 — MATVLYWCAVPGCPSKYRKKSENNENFFRFPNPDCLKVLHMQKLARIRLKKWEAAIPNRRTASNRICSKHFVTGCPAALTSINDVDWVPTVNLVAAFSAKNKIPLTNEKQPLREMYVPGVQPSILQNISFQNVTIQRTPVRCAVPANDVLFHSVEKGSTVPGMNPTYNLLV; from the exons ATGGCGACGGTGCTATATTGGTGTGCTGTTCCTGGCTGCCCGTCGAAATACAGGAAGAAAAGTGAAAATAATGagaatttttttcgttttccaaACCCGGATTGCTTAAAAGTGTTGCACATGCAGAAATTAGCAAGGATTCGTTTGAAGAAATGGGAGGCAGCCATCCCTAATCGTCGCACTGCATCAAACCGCATTTGCTCTAAGCATTTTGTTACAG GATGTCCAGCTGCTCTCACCAGTATCAACGATGTTGACTGGGTGCCGACGGTAAACCTGGTGGCAGCTTTTAGCGCCAAGAACAAGATACCTCTTACCAACGAAAAACAACCGCTCAGAGAAATGTATGTGCCTGGCGTTCAACCTTCCATCCTGCAAAACATCAGCTTTCAGAATGTAACCATTCAGAGGACCCCCGTTCGTTGTGCAGTTCCCGCAAATGATGTTCTTTTCCACAGCGTAGAGAAGGGCTCGACTGTGCCAGGTATGAATCCAACCTACAACCTACTAGTCTAA